From the genome of Argentina anserina chromosome 4, drPotAnse1.1, whole genome shotgun sequence, one region includes:
- the LOC126792589 gene encoding triose phosphate/phosphate translocator, chloroplastic-like, whose translation MASMITPVRSPIRTNQISLLYVSSTRISPSNVALKSRSLSSPSLAFSPLPEKLRVPALPTGFSGWSQHLRRRGTVESPVVKAASDGAEIEITEGSKGFLEKFPFLITGFFFFMWYFLNVIFNILNKKVYNYFPYPYFVSVIHLLVGVVYCLVSWSVGLPKRAPIDKEQLALLTPVAFCHALGHVMSNVSFAAVAVSFTHTIKALEPFFNASASQFVLGQHIPLSLWLSLAPVVIGVSMASLTELSFNWLGFGSAMVSNIAFTYRSIYSKKAMTGMDSTNVYAYISIIALLVCIPPALIIEGPQLMQHGFRDAIAKVGLYKFLSDLFWIGMFYHLYNQLATNTLERVAPLTHAVGNVLKRVFVIGFSIVVFGNRISTQTGIGTAIAIAGVAIYSLIKANLEEQKKKAAAISTS comes from the exons ATGGCTTCAATGATCACCCCAGTTCGCTCCCCAATCCGGACTAATCAAATTTCCTTGCTTTACGTATCATCCACTAGGATTTCACCTTCCAATGTTGCCCTCAAGTCTCGGTCTCTGTCTTCTCCAAGCTTGGCCTTTTCGCCTTTGCCGGAGAAACTCCGAGTTCCGGCGTTGCCAACGGGATTTTCCGGCTGGAGTCAACACTTGAGACGGCGAGGGACTGTTGAGTCTCCGGTGGTGAAGGCTGCTTCAGATGGTGCTGAGATTGAAATTACTGAGGG GTCAAAGGGGTTCCTTGAGAAATTTCCTTTCTTGATCAccggcttcttcttcttcatgtg GTACTTCTTGAATGTCATCTTCAATATACTGAACAAGAAGGTCTACAATTATTTCCCATATCCATA TTTTGTTTCGGTTATACATCTCCTCGTCGGAGTGGTGTATTGTCTTGTTTCTTGGTCTGTTGGTTTGCCAAAGCGTGCA CCGATTGACAAGGAGCAATTGGCACTGCTGACTCCAGTTGCATTCTGTCACGCTCTCGGACATGTCATGTCTAATGTCTCTTTTGCAGCTGTTGCTGTGTCTTTTACACACACCATTAAAG CCTTGGAGCCATTCTTCAATGCTTCTGCTTCTCAGTTTGTTTTGGGGCAACACATTCCCTTGTCCCTGTGGCTCTCATTAGCCCCTGTTGTTATTG GTGTGTCAATGGCATCACTGACTGAACTCTCTTTCAATTGGCTTGGCTTTGGTAGTGCAATGGTTTCAAACATTGCATTCACATACAGAAGTATCTATTCCAAAAAAGCCATG ACAGGAATGGACAGTACAAACGTATACGCCTACATTTCAATAATTGCTCTCTTGGTTTGCATCCCACCAGCACTAATT ATTGAAGGACCCCAACTGATGCAACATGGCTTTAGGGATGCGATTGCCAAAGTAGGCCTTTACAAATTCTTATCTGATTTATTCTGGATTGGAATGTTTTATCATCTCTACAATCAG CTTGCTACCAACACTTTGGAACGAGTTGCACCACTAACGCATGCGGTTGGGAATGTGTTGAAACGTGTCTTTGTGATCGGGTTCTCCATTGTtgtgtttg GCAACAGAATCTCTACACAAACTGGCATTGGTACGGCAATAGCGATTGCTGGTGTTGCCATCTACTCCCTGATCAAAGCAAACTTGGAAGAGCAAAAGAAG AAGGCTGCTGCAATTTCCACATCATAA
- the LOC126792590 gene encoding 14-3-3-like protein GF14 iota, with the protein MSSPEKERETQVYMAKLAEQAERYEEMVECMKTVAKLDLELTVEERNLLSVGYKNVIGARRASWRIMSSIEQKEESKGNEHNVKLIKSYRQKVEEELSKICSDILTIIDKHLIPSSSSGEATVFYYKMKGDYYRYLAEFKTDQDRKEAAEQSLKGYEAASATANTDLPSTHPIRLGLALNFSVFYYEIMNSPERACHLAKQAFDEAIAELDTLSEESYKDSTLIMQLLRDNLTLWTSDLPEDGGDDNFKTEETKPTEPNSAAT; encoded by the exons ATGTCGTCGCctgagaaggagagagagacccAGGTCTACATGGCCAAGCTCGCTGAGCAGGCCGAGCGCTACGAAG AAATGGTTGAGTGTATGAAGACTGTTGCGAAGCTTGATCTCGAGCTGACAGTGGAAGAGAGGAATCTTCTGTCTGTGGGATACAAAAATGTGATAGGTGCTCGAAGGGCCTCTTGGCGGATCATGTCTTCCATTGAGCAAAAGGAAGAGTCTAAGGGGAATGAGCACAATGTCAAATTGATCAAGAGTTACCGCCagaaggtggaggaggaacTCTCCAAGATTTGTAGCGACATTCTCACTATCATTGACAAGCACCTCATTCCCTCTTCCAGCTCAGGAGAGGCCACTGTTTTCTACTACAAGAT GAAAGGTGACTATTACCGATACCTTGCTGAGTTCAAGACTGACCAGGACAGAAAAGAGGCAGCTGAACAGTCACTCAAGGGATACGAG GCTGCTTCAGCCACTGCAAACACAGATCTCCCGTCAACCCACCCAATTCGTCTTGGACTAGCTCTTAACTTCTCTGTCTTCTACTATGAGATTATGAATTCTCCTGAGAG GGCTTGTCATTTGGCTAAACAAGCTTTTGATGAGGCGATTGCAGAGTTGGACACCTTGAGTGAGGAGTCATACAAGGACAGCACCCTTATCATGCAATTGTTGAGAGACAACCTCACTCTATGGACCTCTGATTTGCCTGAAGATGGAG GTGATGACAATTTCAAAACCGAAGAAACCAAACCTACCGAACCCAATTCTGCTGCG ACTTGA
- the LOC126792588 gene encoding LOW QUALITY PROTEIN: putative pentatricopeptide repeat-containing protein At1g26500 (The sequence of the model RefSeq protein was modified relative to this genomic sequence to represent the inferred CDS: inserted 2 bases in 1 codon), giving the protein MIARQRPCLTKPLQNLLRFFTTKSTPQTQLANPPTPVDSAHLLRVCTILYQQQNSPESRLHSNLNSLTFNLTHEFFLQVCNNFPLSWRPVYLFYNYTQKANPTFAHTAVSLNKMLDVAGKSRNINLFWNLVHEMGRRRLVNQRTFIIAINTLAKTRELKKCVVFFRVMSEYGIECNMEILNKTVSSLCGLKLAEEAKYVVFKLKEMIGADGVTFRCLIEGFCDVGDLVEASKMWNVMVDEGFDPCVGVVEKMMEALFKVNRDAEAMKLFQMMRVNRMEALGLSSYRLVIGWMCKKGKVESARVVFDEMRERGIEADNLTLGALVYGLMARRSVNEAYGIVEGIEKPDISVYHGLMKGLLRLKRPGEATQVFREMIKRGCEPNMHTYVMLLQGHMGKRGRKGKDXDTIFVGGLVKAGKSLEATKYVERVTKRGLEVPRFNYNQFLHYHSNEEGVAMFEEVGKKLREAGMVDLADIFQRYGEKMATRDKRRDRAVEPLVELS; this is encoded by the exons ATGATAGCGAGACAAAGACCATGCCTCACAAAGCCCCTGCAAAACCTCCTCCGCTTCTTCACAACCAAGTCGACTCCGCAAACCCAACTCGCCAACCCGCCAACCCCAGTCGACTCGGCCCACCTCCTCCGTGTCTGCACCATCCTCTACCAGCAGCAGAACTCGCCCGAGTCACGCCTCCACTCCAACCTCAACTCACTCACCTTCAACCTCACCCACGAGTTCTTCCTCCAAGTCTGCAACAACTTCCCTCTCTCATGGCGCCCCGTCTATCTCTTCTACAACTACACCCAGAAAGCCAACCCCACCTTCGCCCACACCGCCGTGTCGCTCAACAAAATGCTCGACGTCGCCGGAAAGTCCCGGAACATCAACCTGTTCTGGAACCTGGTTCACGAGATGGGACGGCGTCGTTTGGTCAATCAGAGAACCTTTATTATCGCCATCAATACTCTGGCCAAGACAAGAGAGCTGAAGAAGTGCGTGGTGTTTTTTCGCGTGATGAGTGAGTATGGGATCGAGTGTaatatggaaattttgaaCAAGACAGTCTCGAGTCTCTGTGGCCTGAAGCTTGCGGAGGAGGCTAAATATGTGGTGTTTAAGTTGAAGGAGATGATTGGGGCTGATGGGGTTACTTTTAGGTGTTTGATTGAAGGGTTTTGTGATGTGGGGGATTTGGTTGAGGCTTCCAAGATGTGGAATGTGATGGTGGATGAGGGTTTCGATCCTTGTGTTGGTGTTGTTGAGAAGATGATGGAGGCTCTTTTTAAGGTGAATCGGGATGCCGAGGCGATGAAGCTTTTTCAGATGATGAGGGTGAATAGGATGGAGGCTTTGGGGCTTTCGAGTTATAGGCTTGTGATAGGGTGGATGTGTAAGAAGGGGAAGGTTGAGAGTGCACGCGtggtgtttgatgaaatgcGCGAGAGAGGGATCGAGGCGGATAACTTGACGTTAGGGGCACTGGTTTATGGTCTGATGGCGAGGAGGAGTGTGAATGAGGCTTATGGGATTGTGGAAGGGATTGAGAAGCCGGACATCAGTGTGTACCATGGCTTGATGAAGGGGCTGTTGAGGTTGAAAAGGCCGGGGGAAGCGACGCAAGTGTTTAGGGAGATGATCAAGAGGGGGTGTGAGCCTAACATGCACACATATGTGATGCTATTGCAGGGGCATATGGGTAAGAGAGGTAGGAAGGGGAAGGA CGACACCATTTTTGTTGGGGGTTTGGTTAAGGCTGGGAAGTCATTGGAAGCCACCAAGTATGTGGAGAGAGTGACTAAAAGAGGACTCGAAGTTCCTAGATTCAATTATAACCAGTTTTTGCATTACCACTCGAATGAGGAAGGAGTGGCGATGTTCGAGGAGGTGGGGAAGAAATTAAGGGAGGCCGGGATGGTTGATTTGGCAGATATTTTCCAGAGATATGGGGAGAAAATGGCGACGAGAGATAAAAGAAGAGATAGAGCTGTCGAGCCATTAGTAGAGCTTTCATAG
- the LOC126790819 gene encoding pentatricopeptide repeat-containing protein At1g26460, mitochondrial, with protein MASQIAILARTRSRSLAKTLNPSPAFFKAITTSSFLSQGEPQLAAEPTQPPSDSVPLPPNPTSYPENWRTPPVTASSAAHYLLPLGLRDQSPSHQIHALAHDLDSPGLLNVFADWMTSQRWVEMKQLFELWIRSMDKNTGRPNKPDVSSYNHYLMANLMSGATAAEMLDLVAHMEEHGVQPNTASYNLVLKAMLTGQESEAAEKLLERMLQTGKVSPPDDESFNIVLSLLLQSRRLDAALKYIELTLKSGYTVTMTVFKDCVQRCVNTGKLDTLVAIIDKCKSMDQNKALCPPWSLCNYIADVALQADNSKLAVHALQFMAKWIARGEEARPVVYLSVDEGLLVSALATAGRTYSTALLDVSWAILIRSLRNKKVPNPESFVAKISALASLGELQRAFRTLHEFETVYANSGKEVEEELFSPFTSLYPLVVACSKNGFETLDTVYFQLESLSRADPPYKSVAALNCIVLGCANIWDLDRAYQTFEAISSTFGLTPDIHSYNALMQAFGKLKKTSEAARVLEHLVSLGVKPNAMSYSLLVDAHLINRDPKAALSVVKEMVNSGFEPSIETLTKIKRRCMREMDYENDDLVQDFAKRFNLRIEGEARKNRLFELKFNTGYA; from the exons ATGGCGTCACAGATAGCGATCCTCGCCCGGACCCGGTCCCGGTCCCTcgccaaaaccctaaacccaagCCCCGCCTTCTTCAAGGCCATCACCACCTCCTCATTCCTCTCCCAAGGAGAGCCCCAACTCGCCGCCGAGCCGACTCAGCCGCCGTCCGACTCGGTCCCCCTCCCTCCAAACCCTACCTCCTACCCCGAGAACTGGCGCACGCCGCCGGTCACCGCCTCGTCGGCGGCTCACTACCTCCTCCCCCTAGGGCTCCGCGACCAGTCCCCGAGCCACCAAATCCACGCCCTCGCGCACGACCTGGACTCGCCGGGACTGCTCAACGTCTTCGCCGATTGGATGACGTCACAGCGGTGGGTGGAGATGAAGCAGCTGTTCGAGCTCTGGATAAGGTCGATGGACAAGAACACCGGCCGGCCGAACAAGCCTGATGTGAGCTCGTATAATCATTACCTCATGGCGAACCTCATGAGCGGCGCCACGGCGGCGGAGATGCTGGATCTGGTGGCGCATATGGAGGAGCACGGCGTACAGCCTAATACGGCGTCGTATAATCTCGTCCTCAAGGCAATGCTGACCGGCCAGGAGTCCGAAGCCGCCGAGAAACTGCTTGAACG GATGTTGCAGACAGGCAAGGTGTCGCCGCCTGACGACGAGTCCTTCAACATTGTGCTGAGCTTGCTGTTGCAATCGCGCCGACTTGATGCTGCTTTGAAGTATATAGAATTGACTCTCAAGTCTGGTTATACGGTGACTATGACCGTGTTCAAAGATTGCGTACAGCGATGCGTCAACACCGGGAAGCTAGATACTTTGGTTGCGATAATTGACAAGTGCAAG TCAATGGATCAGAACAAAGCTCTTTGTCCGCCTTGGAGCTTGTGCAACTATATTGCGGATGTCGCTTTGCAGGCGGATAATAGCAAGTTAGCAGTTCATGCCTTGCAGTTTATGGCCAAATGGATTGCTAGGGGTGAAGAAGCAAGGCCTGTTGTTTATCTTTCTGTGGATGAAGGATTGCTTGTGTCGGCACTTGCCACTGCTGGCAGGACATATAGTACTGCTTTGCTGGATGTGTCGTGGGCAATCTTGATACGCTCATTGCGGAACAAAAAGGTCCCTAATCCTGAATCTTTCGTTGCAAAGATATCTGCCCTTGCATCACTGGGGGAGCTGCAGAGAGCTTTTCGTACTCttcatgaatttgagactgtgtATGCTAATTCTGGCAAAGAAGTAGAAGAGGAACTATTTTCGCCATTCACTTCTTTATATCCATTGGTTGTGGCGTGCTCGAAGAATGGTTTTGAAACTTTGGACACG GTGTATTTTCAACTGGAGAGTTTGAGCCGTGCAGACCCTCCGTACAAGTCTGTTGCCGCTTTGAATTGTATCGTATTAGGTTGTGCAAATATCTGGGACCTTGACCGTGCTTACCAAACTTTCGAGGCAATTAGTTCCACCTTTGGATTGACCCCTGATATTCATTCGTACAATGCTCTTATGCAGGCTTTTGGAAAGCTCAAGAAG ACTTCAGAAGCTGCAAGAGTATTAGAACACTTGGTGAGTTTGGGTGTTAAACCCAATGCAATGTCATATTCGTTACTTGTTGATGCTCATCTTATCAACAGAGACCCAAAAGCTGCCCTCTCTGTAGTCAAGGAAATG GTAAATTCTGGGTTTGAACCTTCAATAGAAACGCTAACAAAGATCAAGAGGCGATGTATGCGAGAGATGGACTACGAGAATGATGATCTTGTGCAAGATTTTGCCAAAAGGTTCAACCTTCGAATAGAAGGAGAGGCTCGCAAGAACAGATTGTTTGAACTTAAATTTAATACTGGATATGCATAA
- the LOC126792591 gene encoding uncharacterized protein LOC126792591 gives MKGGGGGGAGGGGKPKEEKQEQEQDGMSVHSPCKAPPSSASSLPKEQSQVELELRLLEALEIYPPVKLQGIHRHFVLYGLMEFLRRSFDRNFSSDEVLQLLDRFYNLEMLKPDDEELDILNHEEDFCLPQSFFVKEEP, from the exons ATGAAAGGTGGCGGCGGCGGTGGTGCTGGTGGTGGCGGCaaaccaaaagaagaaaaacaagaacaagaacaagacgGCATGTCCGTACACTCTCCCTGCAAGGCTCCTCCTTCCTCTGCTTCTTCTCTCCCCAAG GAGCAATCACAGGTTGAATTGGAGCTGAGGTTGCTGGAGGCTCTTGAAATTTACCCTCCAGTCAAATTGCAAg GCATACATCGTCACTTTGTGCTTTACGGGCTAATGGAGTTCTTGAGGAGGAG CTTTGATCGGAACTTCTCTTCAGATGAGGTTCTGCAATTGCTGGATCGGTTCTATAACTTGGAAATGCTG AAACCAGACGATGAGGAGCTGGACATCTTGAACCATGAGGAAGACTTTTGCTTGCCTCAAAGTTTTTTTGTTAAAGAGGAACCTTAG